One Pseudodesulfovibrio alkaliphilus DNA segment encodes these proteins:
- a CDS encoding ABC transporter permease: MFAFAIKRILQAVIVMLIISFIGFAIKHNFGDPVRDLVGQRVTPAERAEIRQKLGLNDPFMIQYVRFLGAAVQGDLGQSYFFKRPASEVIIKKAPATLELVFCASLIIVLLSVPLGIYAAIRPKTLFSRFIMSGSIVGVSMPVFLTAILLIYIFSVELKWLPSFGRGETVLLFGWWDTGLLTVDGLLHLIMPSIALSSIMLPLFIRLIRSEMMEVLESEYVKYAWAKGLKPRRVWWVHAFKNTLLPVITVGGVQLGIMVAFTILTETVFQWQGMGSMFIESVERSDTSLMVAYLVFVGFVFVLVNTAVDIIYGLVNPTVRVAGRK, translated from the coding sequence ATGTTCGCATTCGCCATAAAACGAATCCTTCAGGCGGTGATCGTCATGCTGATCATCAGCTTCATCGGATTCGCCATCAAGCACAATTTCGGCGACCCGGTCCGCGACCTCGTGGGCCAGCGGGTCACACCGGCCGAACGGGCGGAAATCCGTCAGAAGCTGGGCCTCAACGATCCCTTCATGATCCAGTATGTCCGTTTTCTGGGCGCAGCGGTCCAGGGCGACCTGGGGCAGAGCTATTTCTTCAAGCGCCCCGCCTCGGAAGTGATCATCAAAAAGGCCCCGGCCACGCTGGAACTTGTTTTCTGCGCCTCCCTGATCATCGTGCTGCTCTCCGTGCCCCTTGGCATCTACGCAGCCATCAGGCCAAAGACCCTCTTCAGCCGGTTCATCATGAGCGGGTCCATTGTCGGCGTATCCATGCCGGTCTTTCTCACGGCCATTCTGCTCATCTACATTTTCTCGGTGGAATTGAAATGGCTGCCCTCGTTCGGCCGGGGCGAAACCGTGCTCCTCTTCGGCTGGTGGGACACCGGCCTGCTCACCGTGGACGGCCTGCTGCACCTGATCATGCCTTCCATCGCCCTCTCGTCCATCATGCTACCGCTTTTCATCCGCCTCATCCGCTCGGAGATGATGGAGGTTCTTGAGAGCGAATATGTCAAATACGCTTGGGCAAAAGGCCTTAAACCCCGCCGCGTCTGGTGGGTCCACGCCTTCAAGAACACGCTGTTGCCGGTCATCACCGTGGGCGGTGTGCAGCTTGGCATCATGGTCGCCTTCACCATTTTGACCGAGACGGTCTTTCAGTGGCAGGGCATGGGCTCCATGTTCATCGAGTCGGTGGAGCGCTCCGACACCTCGCTGATGGTCGCCTACCTCGTCTTTGTCGGCTTCGTCTTCGTGCTGGTCAACACGGCGGTGGACATCATCTACGGTCTTGTCAATCCCACGGTGCGCGTGGCGGGGAGGAAGTAA
- a CDS encoding TIGR03960 family B12-binding radical SAM protein, with product MKELLPILPRPSRYIGSEWGVVRKDPARVTVRCALAFPDMYEVGMSYLGQRILSEAVNAHPRFWAERVYAPCVETAAILRDRGVFLATLESDTPLGELDAVAFSLTHELCYTNVLYMLDLGGIPLRSAQRDETHPLVIAGGGSTFNAEPMAPFFDAMVLGDGEETLPAILACIEKSRHVGESREQLLRGLIDIPGIYVPSFFADQGPGMPLKPLVEGYEKVEKAVVADLNAAPFPRGTAVPYGAVHDRLTMEIARGCTRGCRFCQAGMIYRPVRERSLETLDDILTRGLAETGYEETSILSLSTGDFSALDTFFTRSFDKCAAEQVSISLPSLRVGSLSAPIMERISSIRRTGATLAPEAGSQRLRDVINKGVTEEELIDHVRLLFDNGWQGVKLYFMIGLPTETDADLDAIVDLCLKVRDAAGRHVKRLQVTAAVSPFVPKPQTPFQWEPQLSYDEICRRIGRLRDGFRVHKRINLKFHEPEMTTLEGLFSRGDRRLAEVVEQAYRDGALFSSWKDHLSLGPYRKAVEELGLSWDEFTGPRDPESPLPWDHLSCGLTRRFLLTERQRALAERVTEDCRYAACRNCGVCGHDDHISTLTAQAHKNIRPRLVFTERDQEGEQPAYSLDKPDLTIRAAHFRIWYQKTGPAAFLSQLELQAVFERALRRAGLPLSFSAGFHPMPRLSFGMALPVGVASRLEWINIFLREDFDPDEVTARLDRVMPEGLSPLRTERLDMGKRQPQPVIEDFELLLLRDAPQHLAQWAAFMESDKFLITRKTKRGTKDVDIRAMVASAVTSDDTVTLTCDWREGYISPLALIQTVLNGATLLDFNLTKTAQRFA from the coding sequence ATGAAAGAACTGCTGCCCATTCTGCCCCGCCCCTCCCGCTACATCGGAAGCGAATGGGGCGTTGTCCGCAAGGACCCGGCCCGGGTGACGGTGCGCTGTGCCCTGGCCTTTCCCGACATGTACGAAGTGGGCATGTCCTATCTCGGACAACGCATTCTTTCCGAAGCGGTCAACGCCCATCCCCGATTCTGGGCCGAGCGCGTCTACGCCCCGTGCGTCGAGACTGCGGCCATCCTGCGTGATCGCGGCGTCTTTCTGGCCACCCTGGAGTCCGACACGCCTCTGGGCGAACTGGACGCCGTCGCCTTCAGCCTGACCCACGAGCTCTGCTATACCAACGTCCTTTACATGCTCGACCTTGGCGGCATCCCGCTCCGGTCGGCCCAACGCGACGAAACCCACCCGCTGGTCATTGCGGGCGGAGGCTCCACCTTCAACGCGGAACCCATGGCCCCTTTTTTCGACGCCATGGTCCTCGGAGACGGCGAGGAAACCCTGCCCGCCATCCTGGCCTGCATCGAGAAAAGTCGGCATGTCGGCGAATCCCGGGAGCAACTGCTGCGCGGACTCATCGACATTCCCGGCATCTATGTGCCCTCCTTTTTCGCAGACCAGGGACCGGGGATGCCCCTCAAGCCGCTGGTGGAGGGATACGAGAAGGTGGAAAAGGCCGTGGTGGCAGACCTGAACGCGGCCCCGTTCCCGCGCGGTACGGCCGTGCCTTACGGAGCGGTCCACGACCGGCTGACCATGGAGATCGCCCGCGGCTGCACACGGGGCTGCCGCTTCTGCCAGGCTGGCATGATCTACCGCCCGGTGCGAGAGCGCTCTCTGGAGACCCTGGACGACATCCTCACCCGAGGCCTGGCCGAAACCGGCTACGAGGAAACCTCGATCCTCTCCCTGTCCACGGGCGATTTCTCGGCGCTGGACACTTTCTTCACCCGCAGCTTCGACAAATGCGCGGCCGAGCAGGTCTCCATCTCGCTGCCCTCCCTGCGTGTGGGCTCCCTTTCGGCCCCCATCATGGAGCGCATCTCGTCCATCCGTCGCACTGGCGCGACCCTGGCACCCGAGGCGGGCAGCCAGCGCCTGCGCGATGTCATCAACAAGGGCGTGACCGAGGAGGAACTCATCGACCACGTCCGCCTGCTGTTCGACAACGGCTGGCAAGGCGTCAAACTCTACTTCATGATCGGCTTGCCCACAGAAACCGATGCCGACCTTGACGCCATCGTCGACCTCTGTCTCAAGGTGCGCGATGCGGCCGGTCGGCACGTCAAGCGACTCCAGGTCACGGCGGCCGTATCGCCTTTCGTGCCCAAGCCCCAGACCCCGTTCCAGTGGGAGCCCCAGCTTTCCTACGATGAAATATGCCGCCGCATCGGCCGTCTGCGCGACGGATTCCGCGTCCACAAGCGGATCAACCTGAAATTCCATGAACCGGAAATGACCACCCTTGAAGGGCTTTTCTCCCGAGGCGACAGACGGCTGGCCGAGGTGGTGGAACAGGCCTACCGCGACGGAGCACTCTTCTCAAGCTGGAAGGACCACCTCTCCCTTGGGCCTTACCGCAAGGCTGTCGAGGAGCTTGGCCTGAGTTGGGATGAATTCACTGGCCCACGCGACCCCGAGTCCCCCCTGCCCTGGGACCATCTCTCCTGCGGGCTGACCCGACGCTTTCTGCTGACCGAGCGCCAACGCGCCCTGGCCGAACGCGTGACCGAGGACTGTCGCTACGCTGCCTGCCGCAACTGCGGGGTGTGCGGACACGACGACCACATCTCGACCCTGACCGCCCAGGCCCACAAGAACATCCGGCCCCGACTGGTCTTTACCGAACGAGACCAGGAGGGTGAGCAGCCAGCCTATTCGCTGGACAAGCCGGACCTGACCATCCGCGCCGCCCACTTCCGCATCTGGTACCAAAAGACCGGCCCGGCCGCCTTTTTGAGCCAGCTTGAGCTTCAAGCCGTATTTGAACGCGCCCTGCGCCGGGCCGGACTACCGCTCAGCTTTTCGGCCGGATTTCATCCCATGCCCAGGCTCTCGTTCGGCATGGCCCTGCCGGTGGGCGTGGCCAGCCGCCTGGAGTGGATCAATATCTTCTTGCGCGAAGACTTTGATCCCGACGAAGTCACCGCCCGGCTTGACCGGGTCATGCCCGAAGGGCTGTCACCCCTGCGCACCGAGCGGCTGGACATGGGCAAACGTCAGCCCCAACCTGTGATAGAGGACTTTGAGCTGCTTCTGCTGCGCGATGCGCCGCAACATCTGGCCCAATGGGCCGCATTCATGGAATCCGACAAGTTTTTGATCACCAGGAAAACAAAGCGAGGGACCAAGGACGTTGACATCCGGGCCATGGTCGCAAGCGCCGTCACATCCGACGACACCGTAACCCTGACCTGCGACTGGCGCGAGGGCTACATCAGCCCGCTGGCTCTGATCCAGACCGTGCTCAATGGCGCCACGCTCCTGGACTTCAACCTGACCAAAACAGCCCAGCGATTCGCCTGA
- a CDS encoding ABC transporter substrate-binding protein — protein sequence MKLLPKKSASTFSLFIVATALCAMLLAGCGNDQPKEQAQQAAPEAPAAPQKVTLKLAIDADPVSLDPHVQLSGGMLQLSHMVFDPLVRYDSKDMHFVPRLAERWERIDDLTMRFFLRKGVKFHSGNEFTAEDVAFTLERLKKSEDYKGLFEPFVSANIVDPYTIDLITAKPYGLVLNMATYIFPMDKQFYTGTDDKGLEKDRIVKTDYSFANENESGTGPFAVTSREQGVRTVFTRFADYWDKSGNVDEIILTPIKNDATRVAALLSGDVDFILPVPPQDLDRIGNTQGLKLITMSGTRIITMQLNGERNPALKDPKVRLAMDYAYDNHGVVEKIMNNFATAAGQMSPDGYMGHNPELTPRFDMEKAQALMAESSFPNGFEATMIAPNNRYVNDAKIAEAFVSMMSRLNIKISLKTMPKAQYWDEFDAQVADIQMIGWHADTEDSGNFYEFLSMCRNAETGYGQYNSGNYCNPRVDELTLAAQTETDLDKRAAMLQEVEKIQYDEAGYIPLHWQNLSWASKSNMNTEEIVNVMDFPYFGDLIVE from the coding sequence ATGAAACTGCTGCCGAAGAAATCCGCCAGCACCTTCTCTCTGTTCATTGTCGCCACCGCCCTGTGCGCCATGCTGCTGGCCGGATGCGGAAACGACCAACCCAAGGAACAGGCCCAGCAGGCCGCTCCCGAGGCACCCGCCGCCCCGCAAAAAGTGACGCTGAAACTGGCCATTGACGCCGATCCGGTGTCCCTTGACCCGCATGTCCAGCTCTCAGGCGGCATGCTCCAACTCTCGCACATGGTCTTCGATCCGCTGGTCCGCTACGACAGCAAGGACATGCACTTCGTTCCCCGGCTGGCTGAACGCTGGGAGCGTATCGACGACCTGACCATGCGCTTTTTCCTGCGCAAGGGGGTCAAATTCCACTCCGGCAATGAATTCACGGCCGAGGACGTGGCCTTCACCCTGGAGCGCCTCAAGAAAAGCGAGGACTACAAGGGTCTCTTCGAGCCCTTCGTGAGCGCCAACATCGTGGACCCATACACCATTGATCTGATCACGGCCAAGCCCTACGGCCTGGTCCTGAACATGGCCACCTACATCTTCCCCATGGACAAACAGTTCTACACCGGCACCGACGACAAGGGGCTGGAAAAGGACCGCATCGTCAAGACCGATTACTCGTTTGCCAACGAGAACGAGTCCGGCACCGGCCCGTTTGCCGTCACCTCCCGAGAACAGGGCGTGCGAACCGTGTTCACCCGCTTTGCCGACTACTGGGACAAGAGCGGCAATGTGGACGAGATCATCCTCACCCCGATCAAGAACGATGCCACCCGCGTGGCCGCCCTGCTCTCCGGCGATGTGGACTTCATCTTGCCCGTGCCGCCCCAGGATCTGGACCGCATCGGCAATACCCAGGGCCTCAAGCTGATCACCATGTCCGGCACCCGCATCATCACCATGCAGCTCAACGGCGAACGCAACCCGGCCCTGAAGGACCCCAAAGTCCGTCTGGCAATGGACTACGCCTATGACAACCACGGCGTGGTCGAAAAGATCATGAACAACTTCGCCACCGCCGCAGGCCAGATGAGCCCTGACGGATACATGGGCCACAATCCCGAGCTGACCCCCCGTTTCGACATGGAAAAGGCCCAGGCCCTGATGGCCGAGTCAAGCTTCCCGAACGGCTTTGAAGCGACCATGATCGCCCCCAACAACCGCTACGTCAACGATGCCAAGATCGCCGAGGCCTTCGTTTCCATGATGTCCCGGCTTAACATCAAGATCAGCCTGAAGACCATGCCCAAGGCCCAGTACTGGGACGAGTTCGACGCCCAGGTGGCCGACATCCAGATGATCGGCTGGCATGCAGATACCGAGGACTCCGGCAACTTCTACGAGTTCCTGTCCATGTGCCGCAACGCTGAGACCGGCTACGGCCAGTACAACTCCGGCAACTACTGCAACCCACGTGTGGACGAGCTGACCCTGGCCGCACAGACCGAGACCGATCTGGACAAGCGCGCCGCCATGCTCCAGGAAGTGGAAAAGATCCAGTACGACGAGGCCGGGTACATTCCCCTGCACTGGCAGAACCTCTCCTGGGCCTCCAAGAGCAACATGAATACCGAAGAGATCGTGAATGTCATGGACTTCCCGTACTTCGGAGACCTGATCGTCGAGTAG